The Bacteroidia bacterium genome includes the window AATTTTTACCGATGCAAGACATTGGCAAAGAAAATCCGAAAACGCTTTCGCTGGAAGAAGTAGATACGCAAACACATTATGCACTCATTATTTCCACGAGCGCCGGTTTGTGGCGTTATTTGCTGGGCGATACAATAAAATTTACGTCGCTGCATCCATTTCGATTTAAAATAACTGGTCGTACCAAACATTTTATCAATGCTTTTGGCGAAGAAGTAATTGTGGACAATGCAGAAAGTGCGTTAAAAGTAGCTTGCGAAAAAACGGGCGCTGTGATAAAAGAATATACAGCCGCTCCTGTTTACATCAGCGACAGCGCAAGTGGAGCGCATGAATGGCTCATCGAATTTGAAAAAAAACCGGAGAGCTTGGATTATTTTACGGAGATTTTAGACAATGCTTTGAAATCCATTAATTCTGATTACGAAGCCAAACGTTACCACGATATGATATTGAAGAAACCATTGGTACACGCTGCTTCTGAAGGTGCTTTTTATAATTGGTTGAAGCAAAAAAATAAATTGGGCGGACAATATAAAATTCCGCGACTCTCCAACGATCGGAAATATTTAGAAGAAATTTTAAGCGGAATGAACCGTTAAATTTTTAGCAGGACTAAATCGTTTTTTCAAATTCAAGAAAGGTTTTTCCATCACGTGATAAGAAAGCATGGAAATAAGAATGGTAGAAATTATCGTGAAAAAATAATACAACGCATTCATTTGCCAACCTATTATATCAGCTCTAAAAAGGTGCTCCACTAATTCCAACGATAAAATACGCATGATTGGATTATAGAGATATAAACCATAAGATATTTTTCCGAGATAATTCATCCAAGGATAATCTAATTTTAAAATAGAATTCGGGTTGGTAGCAAGGTTTACAATGATAATAGTAAATAATACCGAATAAAATTCCCAATGAATAATTGGGATATGAATTTTTGCACATAAAAGTACGAGCGTTACAAAATATACAATCCATTGTGTTTGCTTTTTGTAAATAAAAGAAAGTATTTTCTGTTTATCAAACACCACCAAATAAGCTCCAATTCCACCAATCGCCATGGTACTGACACGATATTGATTTGTCAGGTTAAATATTTTTTTTGCTGAATGTTGCAAATAAAAAAAATCTACGTGAAAATATTTTTCCATAAGGATAATTACGAAATATCCATTACGTAAAACTAAGCTAATGCCAATAACAATAAAAAACAGTTTCATGTAATTCTTTTTATTTTTCAAAAGAATGGGCCAAAAAAGATAAAAAAATTCTTCCACTCTAATTGTCCATATAGCACCTATTGAAAAATGGAGCGACTGGATAAGCGGAGGAAAGAAGAAAAGACAGCTGACCAAAAGCATTGAAAAATGATTTCCAACGCAAGTGGAATAGTCGTGGTAAAAATAAAAGTCGAAATGTGGCAATACAAAAAGCCCTATAAACACAATAAAAAAATAAAGGGGCCAAATTTTAAGTATTCTGCGGATATAAAAATTTTTGAGATTAATAGTTTCTGTGCGTTCTTTTTCCTTTAATAATAAATACGTAATGATAAAACCACTAAGTACAAAAAACAAGGTTACGTCCAAATTACCAAGAGGATGAAAATAAGCAAACCAATTAATAACAGGGGTACCTAAATTCATTTTTAAATTTTCAATGTGGAATAAAATAATAAACAATGAACCTAAGAAACGAAGTCCATCTAAGTTAGGTAAATACGTTGATTTGTTTTCTTTCAGCATCGCCACAGCAAAATTTTATCGTTTATAATTCGATAAAATAGCATAACCAAAAATAAGAAAAAAAATGAAGAGAGCTAATTAAACTGGATTCTTTATTAGACTGAATTTATTTCACATCCCAAGTCAAATCCAAATCCCAATCGGAGCGAGTGGTAAATACGCCTCCGTAAAAAATTATTTTTTCGGGAGCTGTTTTTTTGAAATAATTTCCAGTATCCCAAACACCATTTTTATTGACATCGTAAATGAGTTTTACTTTGTAATTTCCTGGATGCAAATACGTGTAATTTAAAACCGAAGAGCCGGAAATAATAGATGATTTCAGTATATTTTGCTTATCGTCCATTAGTTGTACAATATAATCTCCGCTTGCTGGCGGAATATTAATTTTCAATTTTGCGGTTCCATAAAAACTTTGCGATTCCATTTTAAATGTTGTTTTCAGGGTATCGTTTTTCAATCCGAAAATATCTATGAAAGTGCCTGCAGGAAAATACAATTGATACGAAGTATCTGCCTCTAATTTTGCAGAAATAAAAAAATTCTGCGCATACTTTTCAGCATCCTTCATTTTAAATGCAATCGTATCTTTTCCGTGTAAAATTTTTATTTTCGAAACAGCATAACTTGAAATTGGATTTGAAAAACTTAATAAAATAGGCTGTTCTAAATCAAAAAAAGTTCCGTTTTGCACATTTGTTTTTACGTACAAATGAATTTTATTTTTCTTTTTTGGATTAAAAGCATCTTCTTTTTGTATCAATTCTTGTCGCACCGTATCAAGAATTTTTTTCCCGTAACTCACTTGTAAAAGAAGTGAATCTGATTTTACTCCGGTGTACCAATAATCCAGCGTATCTTTGGTTACTGAGGGTTTTAAAAGCGCAATAATTGGTTTTTCATTCAATGGAATAAGCGACACATTTTCGAGCGGACGATTGAATATAATTTCGATTTTTCCGTATTGCGGCGAAAAACTTTTTTTTACATACGTAATCGTATCAGTGGGTTTAAAAAGTTCGATATGTGCCGTATCGTTGTGCTGAATAGAAATTGGATTAGCAGCAAAACCAATCATTTCCTCGGGTGTATCGTACAAATAATTGCTGTTTGCATCTTTCAACACAAATAATTTATAGGTACCATTTCGAATATTATTGATTTTAAAAGTTCCATCTGCTTTGGTCTTTGAAAAATAATCTGGCGTTTTTTTACAAGGAATAGAATCATTCAAATCACGATACAACATCACCAAAATTCCTTTTTCTGTTTGATGATCAAAAGCGTTCTGCACCTTGCCTTTCAAGGAAAGTGAATCAATATACGTGCCCGTTGAAAAAACATATCTGAAATCATCCATTTTATTGCCTTCTGTAATATCCGCAACAGCGCTGCCGAAACTAATCGCGTACGTGGTGTTTTTTAAAAGCGAATCTTTCAAATCAATCGTCAACGTTTTATTTTTTATTTTGATATCGGGATCTTTTTTCATCGGCGGAGAAATGATGAGTTGATCCGTCAAATTAATCAACTGAATGTATTCATTAAACGTGATGGAAATTTTTTTTGCATTGAAATTTACAGTAGCGCTATCGGGCATATATTTCACCACTTTGGGTGGCGTTACATCTTTCGGTCCGCCTGTTGGATGAACTATTTGTGCGCAAGCAGCGAGTAATATTAAAAAAAACGAT containing:
- a CDS encoding acyltransferase; this encodes MLKENKSTYLPNLDGLRFLGSLFIILFHIENLKMNLGTPVINWFAYFHPLGNLDVTLFFVLSGFIITYLLLKEKERTETINLKNFYIRRILKIWPLYFFIVFIGLFVLPHFDFYFYHDYSTCVGNHFSMLLVSCLFFFPPLIQSLHFSIGAIWTIRVEEFFYLFWPILLKNKKNYMKLFFIVIGISLVLRNGYFVIILMEKYFHVDFFYLQHSAKKIFNLTNQYRVSTMAIGGIGAYLVVFDKQKILSFIYKKQTQWIVYFVTLVLLCAKIHIPIIHWEFYSVLFTIIIVNLATNPNSILKLDYPWMNYLGKISYGLYLYNPIMRILSLELVEHLFRADIIGWQMNALYYFFTIISTILISMLSYHVMEKPFLNLKKRFSPAKNLTVHSA
- a CDS encoding Ig-like domain-containing domain, which encodes MKKIIFQSFFLILLAACAQIVHPTGGPKDVTPPKVVKYMPDSATVNFNAKKISITFNEYIQLINLTDQLIISPPMKKDPDIKIKNKTLTIDLKDSLLKNTTYAISFGSAVADITEGNKMDDFRYVFSTGTYIDSLSLKGKVQNAFDHQTEKGILVMLYRDLNDSIPCKKTPDYFSKTKADGTFKINNIRNGTYKLFVLKDANSNYLYDTPEEMIGFAANPISIQHNDTAHIELFKPTDTITYVKKSFSPQYGKIEIIFNRPLENVSLIPLNEKPIIALLKPSVTKDTLDYWYTGVKSDSLLLQVSYGKKILDTVRQELIQKEDAFNPKKKNKIHLYVKTNVQNGTFFDLEQPILLSFSNPISSYAVSKIKILHGKDTIAFKMKDAEKYAQNFFISAKLEADTSYQLYFPAGTFIDIFGLKNDTLKTTFKMESQSFYGTAKLKINIPPASGDYIVQLMDDKQNILKSSIISGSSVLNYTYLHPGNYKVKLIYDVNKNGVWDTGNYFKKTAPEKIIFYGGVFTTRSDWDLDLTWDVK
- a CDS encoding GH3 auxin-responsive promoter family protein, which codes for FLPMQDIGKENPKTLSLEEVDTQTHYALIISTSAGLWRYLLGDTIKFTSLHPFRFKITGRTKHFINAFGEEVIVDNAESALKVACEKTGAVIKEYTAAPVYISDSASGAHEWLIEFEKKPESLDYFTEILDNALKSINSDYEAKRYHDMILKKPLVHAASEGAFYNWLKQKNKLGGQYKIPRLSNDRKYLEEILSGMNR